A genomic region of Fusarium falciforme chromosome 4, complete sequence contains the following coding sequences:
- a CDS encoding VPS9 domain-containing protein — MIVYSSGQRFMASRSPSDGASARPSAPRTSTFSQVPKTPASDGDDHLQVPKRAHTIANASPSGSPDAFESGDHDDTDDGLEIGRASVELDILPIELITLTDSFIDSLNAKVHPTPPNIERLSQKFQEFYSQASSNINTHINALASRQSRDVSPTPSSSSISSAASRLRSRASALNVKEKAKSEAEQQMITADELAQRKRARKALEAKRVLLEEAVERRLCEGIYDKIYQHRSTQDEAQDDKLRSKTAALALVGIGPADLGINLNEVAVASGETTGPTEEDIKEKLEPARRDLVMMSQKRYPLGKLNHLKAAHRSIVDTLAHFHPSASADEIMPMLIYTLITLPPENLHVISDVHFVQNFRWEPKLTGEAAYCLTNLEAAISFLETVDLATLRADEQLSGPAKSSSSPRSETFPPAYPQGPAAASPSDPETNKTNAAATKPTPSALKASTNLRNRRLSDLVNAPAQAFGAASDAVFSSADQSLKNISNSLGDSYKFLVGKLREHQDSPRESILVPKTLDDARKLVSTPSPDEEDTSGINTLLGPDDADPLKRPTQREDRMLNLIGGRRDRSTDSTRSGRSVSSSKKVLFSSEETKAAPQPSPGQNPAVLEQMRNLGNTFNPMARLPSISMIRGFGRNASSTPTTPAATPAAKEVPKPADGGDLGTAFPDIAAALPPKEIPKIAPPNKRFMEIQTPGELRLGEVLDLLRDYRRLAGALKDLGAFETK, encoded by the exons ATGATCGTATACAGCTCGGGTCAACGATTCATGGCTTCCCGTAGCCCCTCCGACGGAGCTTCAGCTCGACCTTCCGCCCCCCGCACTTCAACATTCTCTCAGGTCCCCAAGACCCCTGCTTCCGATGGCGACGATCATCTCCAGGTCCCCAAGAGGGCGCATACCATTGCCAATGCGTCTCCGAGTGGATCCCCTGATGCCTTCGAATCTGGCGACCACGATGACAccgacgatggcctcgagatTGGCCGCGCCTCGGTTGAGCTTGACATACTCCCCATTGAGCTCATTACCTTGACCGACAG CTTCATCGATTCCTTAAATGCCAAGGTCCATCCCACTCCTCCTAACATCGAACGACTCTCGCAGAAGTTTCAAGAGTTCTACAGCCAGGCGTCGTCAAACATCAACACACACATCAATGCCCTTGCATCCAGGCAGAGTCGCGATGTCTCTCCCACGCCCTCATCGTCCTCCATATCCTCGGCCGCCAGCCGATTACGATCCAGAGCTAGTGCGCTCaacgtcaaggagaaggcgaAATCAGAAGCCGAGCAGCAAATGATTACCGCCGACGAACTAGCACAACGAAAGCGAGCAAGAAAGGCTCTCGAAGCCAAGAGGGTGCTATTGGAGGAGGCCGTGGAACGCCGATTGTGCGAAGGCATATACGATAAGATTTACCAACACCGAAGCACACAAGATGAGGCCCAGGACGATAAACTGCGCTCAAAGACTGCTGCTCTGGCGCTGGTTGGGATTGGTCCTGCTGATCTGGGTATCAATCTCAACGAGGTGGCGGTTGCATCTGGCGAAACGACTGGACCTACGGAAGAGGACATtaaggagaagctggagccTGCCAGGAGAGACCTGGTCATGATGAGCCAAAAGAGATACCCTCTTGGAAAGCTCAACCATCTCAAGGCTGCCCACAGGAGTATCGTTGACACCCTCGCTCACTTCCATCCCTCCGCTTCTGCCGACGAGATCATGCCCATGCTCATTTACACCCTTATCACTCTGCCGCCCGAGAACCTCCACGTTATTAGCGATGTACACTTTGTACAAAACTTTCGATGGGAGCCAAAGCTGACGGGCGAGGCTGCATACTGTTTGACAAATCTCGAGGCTGCAATTAGTTTTCTGGAGACCGTGGATTTGGCAACTCTCAGGGCGGATGAGCAGCTTTCCGGTCCAGCCAAGAGCAGTTCCAGCCCCAGATCAGAGACGTTTCCACCTGCGTATCCCCAGGGACCAGCCGCTGCATCTCCAAGCGACCCAGAAACAAACAAGACGAATGCTGCCGCAACGAAACCAACCCCTTCCGCACTTAAAGCATCTACTAATCTGCGCAACCGCCGGCTGAGCGACCTCGTCAATGCCCCTGCACAAGCGTTTGGCGCTGCCAGTGATGCTGTCTTTAGCTCTGCGGACCAAAGTCTGAAGAACATCTCCAACAGCTTGGGCGACAGTTACAAGTTCTTGGTTGGCAAGTTACGGGAACATCAGGATAGCCCCAGAGAGTCCATTCTGGTACCGAAAACACTGGACGATGCTCGCAAGCTGGTCAGCACTCCATCAccagacgaggaggatacTAGTGGAATCAACACACTGCTTGGGCCTGATGATGCCGATCCCCTGAAACGTCCGACGCAGCGAGAAGATCGGATGCTCAACTTAATTGGAGGTCGTCGTGATAGGAGCACCGATAGTACACGCAGTGGCCGCAGCGTCAGTTCTTCAAAGAAGGTCCTGTTCTCTtccgaggagaccaaggctgCTCCTCAACCAAGCCCCGGGCAGAATCCCGCTGTCCTAGAGCAGATGCGTAACCTGGGGAACACATTCAACCCCATGGCTCGACTCCCGAGTATTAGCATGATCCGTGGGTTTGGCCGCAACGCATCCTCAACGCCGACTACACCGGCGGCCACACCGGCGGCCAAGGAGGTGCCCAAACCTGCGGATGGTGGGGATTTGGGAACC GCGTTCCCCGACATTGCCGCGGCCCTCCCGCCAAAGGAGATCCCCAAGATTGCACCGCCTAATAAACGGTTCATGGAGATACAGACTCCTGGTGAGCTCAGACTTGGCGAAGTGCTCGACCTGTTGCGAGATTATCGCCGTTTAGCCGGCGCACTGAAGGACCTTGGGGCGTTTGAGACCAAGTGA
- a CDS encoding CHY-type domain-containing protein, translated as MCKHILNAQVAVRSPCCKKWFDCVECHTEQESHPLMQTFEMTFACKKCKKCFRKDATEFEEADEYCPHCDNHFIIEAKTPKAALSIESDDVRMNSKMLKDDRKRQGGLRSIFDPNEDADKLG; from the exons ATGTG CAAGCATATTCTCAACGCCCAAGTCGCCGTCCGGTCGCCTTGCT GCAAGAAGTGGTTTGACTGCGTCGAATGCCACACCGAGCAGGAATCCCACCCTCTTATGCAGACCTTCGAGATGACCTTTGCCTGCAAAAAGTGCAAGAAGTGCTTCCGAAAGGACGCCACCGAGTTCGAGGAGGCCGACGAATACTGCCCCCACTGCGATAACCACTTCatcatcgaggccaagacccCCAAGGCTGCCCTGTCCATCGAGAGCGACGATGTCCGAATGAACAGCAAGATGCTCAAGGACGACAGGAAGAGGCAGGGAGGTTTGAGATCCATCTTCGACCCGAACGAGGATGCTGACAAGTTGGGATGA
- a CDS encoding Proteasome subunit alpha type has protein sequence MASGYDRALSVFSPDGHVFQVEYAGEAVKRGTCAVGVKGTDVVVLGCEKRSAMKLQDTRITPSKIQLLDNHVALAFAGLNADARILVDKARLEAQSHRLSVEDPVTIDYITKYVAGVQQRYTQAGGVRPFGISTLIVGFDNGSKVPRLYQTEPSGIYSAWKANAIGRSSKTVREFLERNYKEDMDREATIRLAIKSLLEVVQTGAKNIEIALMAPGAAIETLPTAEIEGYVKEIEQEKQEEAAKKKTGRTPGTGSAAILTRSQDDSAAE, from the exons ATGGCCTCCGGATACGACAGAGCTCTGTCGG TTTTCAG TCCCGATGGACACGTCTTCCAGGTCGAGTATGCTGGAGAAGCTGTGAAGCGAG GAACCTGCGCAGTTGGTGTCAAGGGTACTGATGTTGTGGTGCTGGGATGTGAGAAGCGATCGGCCATGAAGCTGCAAGATACTCGGATCACGCCCTCTAAGATCCAACTCCTCGACAACCACGTCGCCCTGGCCTTCGCTGGCCTCAACGCAGACGCCCGAATCCTCGTCGACAAGGCGCGATTAGAGGCGCAGTCCCACCGTCTCTCAGTTGAGGACCCCGTCACCATTGACTACATCACCAAATACGTCGCCGGTGTGCAGCAACGGTACACCCAGGCTGGTGGTGTGCGGCCATTCGGCATCAGCACCTTGATCGTTGGATTCGATAATGGCAGCAAGGTCCCCCGGCTCTACCAGACCGAACCCTCTGGTATCTACTCCGCATG GAAGGCGAACGCTATCGGCCGTTCCAGCAAGACTGTGCGCGAGTTCCTCGAGCGAAACTACAAGGAGGATATGGACCGGGAGGCTACCATTCGACTGGCCATTAAATCCTTGCTCGAGGTCGTCCAGACCGGAGCCAAGAACATCGAGATTGCCTTGATGGCACCTGGCGCTGCCATCGAGACGCTGCCCACGGCTGAGATTGAGGGTTACGTGAAGGAGATtgagcaggagaagcaggaggaggctgccaagaagaagacgggcaGGACCCCAGGCACTGGAAGTGCGGCTATCCTGACCAGATCTCAGGATGATTCTGCTGCGGAATAG
- a CDS encoding DNA helicase, which translates to MPPKRKAGGAVQGGAKVGRSSRLSTPGAATPRTIDSNDENLMEEDDAPIDEALERDLNKNIDIFSLDRYQKRHAIRDPLPHIFGDRDFSYLVLKKDHQNRPLWIDPQKGRIILESFNPLAEQAQDFLITIAEPLSRPTFMHEYALTTHSLYAAVSVGLSPEDIINTLDRFLKTPLPDEIRNFITSCTQSYGKVKLVLKNTKYYVESPDPNMLQTLLKNPKIGPLRVQGTEEITTTVAPKIGGLVIPGTQNAAGVKQANGLGQSGEQKQDDAPAKEGDVFADLNEEDDEDQEVTHSFEIADKDVETVQKECLNLGYPVLEEYDFRRDEVNANLDIDLKPGTQIRPYQEKSLSKMFGNGRAKSGLIVLPCGAGKTLVGITAACTIKKGVIVLCTSSMSVVQWRNEFLKWSNINPDDIVAFTSDSKNNVFTGSTGIIVTTYAMVTQSRARSYDAEKMMRFLTGREWGLMLLDEVHVVPANIFRKVTSSIKTHSKLGLTATLLREDDKISDLNFLIGPKLFEANWMELSKQGHIARVQCAEVWCPMPTEFYDQYLKAPSRKKGLLYIMNPRKFQACQYLINYHESRGDKIIVFSDNVYALKAYALKLQKAFIYGGTGQAERLQVLENFQHNPNVNTLFLSKIGDTSLDLPEATCLIQISSHYGSRRQEAQRLGRILRAKRRNDEGFNAFFYSLVSKDTQEMYFSSKRQAFLVDQGYAFKVITQLANIEKTPGLAFADVSERRELLQKVLVENESMEEDDPNDDLFHQGTMGRKKKKKGARRTAGTLGELSGGQDMAYIEQNKKMQTVKRNKKDSNAFFKKIGRENARRAAAQ; encoded by the coding sequence ATGCCTCCGAAGAGAAAAGCGGGCGGCGCCGTTCAGGGCGGGGCAAAGGTTGGCAGGTCCTCGCGGTTGTCGACACCAGGAGCCGCGACGCCTCGAACCATCGATAGCAATGATGAGAAtctgatggaggaggatgacgccCCGATCGACGAGGCCCTGGAGCGGGATTTGAATAAGAACATAGACATTTTCTCCCTGGATCGCTACCAGAAGAGACATGCGATTCGGGATCCGCTCCCGCATATTTTTGGCGATCGTGACTTTTCCTACCTGGTTCTCAAAAAGGACCATCAGAACCGCCCTCTCTGGATCGATCCTCAGAAGGGACGCATTATCCTAGAGAGTTTCAACCCTCTTGCCGAGCAAGCCCAGGActtcctcatcaccatcgccgagCCGCTGTCCCGGCCGACCTTTATGCACGAGTACGCCTTGACGACCCATAGTCTGTACGCTGCCGTCTCCGTCGGCTTGTCGCCAGAAGATATCATCAACACGCTGGATCGATTCCTCAAGACTCCACTGCCAGACGAGATTCGAAACTTCATCACCAGCTGTACTCAGAGTTacggcaaggtcaagctggTTCTGAAGAACACAAAGTACTATGTCGAAAGCCCCGATCCCAATATGCTCCAGACTCTCCTCAAGAACCCCAAGATTGGCCCTCTACGTGTTCAGGGAACGGAAGAAATCACCACCACTGTTGCGCCCAAGATCGGTGGTCTCGTTATCCCTGGAACACAGAACGCGGCCGGAGTGAAGCAGGCTAATGGCCTCGGTCAGTCCGGCGAGCAAAAACAAGACGATGCGCCGGCCAAGGAGGGAGATGTCTTTGCCGACCTCaacgaggaagatgatgaagatcaGGAGGTGACACACTCGTTCGAAATCGCCGACAAGGACGTGGAGACTGTGCAGAAGGAATGCCTGAACCTGGGATATCCAGTTCTGGAGGAGTACGATTTCCGACGCGACGAGGTCAACGCCAATTTGGATATCGATCTCAAGCCCGGCACGCAGATTCGACCGTACCAGGAGAAGAGTCTAAGCAAGATGTTCGGAAATGGACGAGCGAAGAGCGGACTCATTGTTTTGCCTTGTGGTGCCGGCAAGACACTTGTGGGCATTACGGCTGCTTGCACGATCAAGAAGGGTGTCATTGTCCTCTGCACGAGTTCCATGTCGGTCGTGCAATGGCGAAATGAATTCCTCAAGTGGTCTAACATCAACCCTGACGATATCGTCGCCTTCACTTCGGATTCCAAGAACAACGTCTTCACTGGAAGCACTGGTATCATTGTCACAACCTACGCCATGGTTACGCAGTCGCGAGCGAGATCTTATGATGctgagaagatgatgaggttCCTGACGGGTCGGGAATGGGGTCTGATGCTGTTGGACGAGGTGCACGTCGTCCCCGCCAACATTTTCAGAAAGGTCACGTCGTCGATCAAGACGCATTCGAAGCTAGGTCTCACGGCCACGCTCCTGCGAGAAGATGACAAGATTTCGGATCTGAACTTTTTGATCGGACCTAAGCTCTTCGAGGCCAACTGGATGGAACTGTCCAAGCAGGGCCACATCGCGAGAGTGCAGTGTGCCGAAGTGTGGTGCCCGATGCCTACCGAGTTTTACGACCAATATCTCAAGGCACCCAGCAGGAAGAAGGGCCTTCTCTATATCATGAACCCGCGCAAGTTCCAGGCCTGCCAATACCTCATCAACTACCACGAATCGCGAGGAGACAAAATCATTGTCTTCTCAGACAATGTGTATGCCCTCAAGGCGTACGCCCTCAAGCTACAAAAGGCGTTCATCTACGGTGGTACCGGCCAGGCAGAGCGTCTGCAAGTTTTGGAAAACTTTCAGCACAACCCTAACGTCAACACGCTATTCCTGTCCAAGATTGGCGATACCTCTCTCGACTTGCCCGAGGCAACCTGTCTGATCCAGATTTCCTCGCATTACGGTTCACGTCGTCAGGAAGCGCAGCGACTGGGCCGAATTCTACGAGCCAAGCGAAGAAATGACGAGGGCTTCAATGCCTTTTTCTACTCGCTTGTGTCCAAGGACACACAGGAGATGTACTTCTCATCTAAGCGACAGGCTTTCCTTGTCGATCAAGGATATGCATTCAAGGTGATCACGCAGTTGGCCAACATTGAAAAGACTCCTGGCCTCGCGTTCGCAGACGTGTCAGAACGTCGTGAACTCTTACAAAAGGTGCTCGTTGAGAACGAGAGCATGGAAGAGGACGATCCAAACGACGATCTCTTCCATCAGGGCACCATGGgacgcaagaagaagaagaagggtgcCCGACGAACAGCCGGAACCCTCGGGGAGCTTAGCGGTGGCCAGGACATGGCATACATTGAGCAGAACAAGAAGATGCAGACAGTCAAGCGGAACAAGAAGGACAGCAAtgccttcttcaagaagattgGACGAGAGAATGCCAGACGCGCCGCGGCGCAGTAA
- a CDS encoding Potassium transport protein, with product MLDGARASFWAQLKAVKPPFVSKKPHFNFISVHYTWIIGATLIASIAIYAAGRGTTEYVDALMFASGANTQAGLNPIDVNLLNTFQQVVVYIFTITSNPITLHTSVVFLRLYWFEKRFQGWVTDARQRRTTISKSKSRARSEVRQAEEGVNGRHITVVPHQGRPPRITNDGILLDGDAMIQSQAIEDDDDDDHMPPKPPPASSDESDTATVSAGRSNSMELSPLEKPDQAFEEDRDKRMEGPGQPQNAPTGITFAETVKRSDGIDDELTKFPRRTHAEHIAILERQRNQDNEVLRIPGPRETERGMGPRRLDDGDARDGDDDTIAMTHTRDSRQDQATIDSRPPRDRRPTIVIAEPERPIREELADDAKAVGGTLDSLRFRKPRIFNRGQKQVHEDHESGGPVRAFRTRTLDTIKSAWSNDHTKDMPYLSYTPTMGRNSNFVGLTLEQREELGGIEYRSLRTLALILLCYFWGFQLIAVTFLLPFILHNDHYGKIVEDEAISRTWWGIWTANSAFNDLGLTLTPDSMNSFNTSEYTMMIMWFFIIIGNTGFPVMLRFIIWVLAQIVPKGTGLWEELRFLLDHPRRCFTLLFPSSANWWLFWILVALNAIDLLFFVILDLNSGPVAQLPVHTRIADGLFQAAATRTAGFSCFSMSDLHPAMPVLYMIMMYISIFPIAISIRRTNVYEEKSLGVYGNKRDEDDETDSPSALNYVGTHLRRQLSFDLWYVFVGFFLLAITEGTSLKEKKFNSFDILFEVVSAYGTVGLSIGVPNVNASLCSQFTVVGKLIIIAMQIRGRHRGLPYGLDRAVLLPSESRFQKEAEENQPILIRTRTNASIGTASGVEPQAGLGASGRRGSFGRVKERANSRIISQFLFPGPVISSDEIHGHKRTTSNTSQNMARVFPRANTEPAYDEEKDQVPPLQTIQSHHHHHPQPRRADTTPML from the exons ATGCTAGACGGGGCGCGCGCCTCTTTTTGGGCGCAGCTCAAAGCTGTCAAGCCTCCGTTTGTTTCCAAGAAGCCGCATTTCAATTTCATTTCAGTCCATT ATACGTGGATTATTGGTGCAACCTTGATTGCTTCCATTGCCATCTACGCTGCAGGCCGCGGCACCACCGAATATGTCGACGCCCTCATGTTCGCCAGCGGTGCCAATACCCAGGCCGGTCTCAATCCTATCGATGTTAACCTCTTGAACACCTTCCAACAGGTGGTCGTCTACATCTTCACCATCACATCCAATCCGATCACGCTCCATACCTCGGTCGTATTTCTGCGTCTCTATTGGTTTGAAAAGAGATTCCAAGGCTGGGTCACGGATGCCAGACAACGTCgcaccaccatctccaaatCAAAGTCTCGCGCGCGTAGCGAGGTCCGTCAGGCCGAGGAGGGAGTCAATGGCCGACATATCACTGTCGTGCCTCACCAGGGCCGACCACCGCGCATTACCAACGACGGAATCTTACTCGACGGGGACGCGATGATCCAGTCCCAGGCCAttgaggacgatgacgacgatgaccaCATGCCGCCTAAGCCACCACCAGCCAGTAGCGACGAGAGCGATACAGCAACCGTCTCAGCCGGGCGGTCCAATAGCATGGAGCTGAGCCCTCTGGAGAAGCCCGATCAGGCATTCGAGGAGGACAGGGATAAACGCATGGAGGGGCCGGGCCAGCCGCAGAATGCGCCCACGGGAATCACATTCGCTGAGACAGTCAAGAGAAGCGACGGCATCGACGACGAGCTTACCAAATTTCCTCGGAGGACCCATGCCGAGCACATTGCCATCCTGGAGCGCCAAAGAAACCAGGACAATGAGGTTTTGCGAATTCCCGGTCCGCGTGAGACCGAGAGAGGCATGGGACCGCGACGACTTGATGACGGTGATGCACGAGACGGAGACGACGATACCATTGCCATGACACACACGAGGGACTCACGGCAAGATCAAGCAACTATCGACTCGAGGCCCCCGCGCGACCGCAGACCAACCATTGTCATTGCTGAGCCTGAACGTCCCATCAGGGAGGAGCTGGCCGACGATGCCAAGGCTGTTGGTGGCACTCTTGATTCTCTCAGGTTCCGCAAGCCTAGAATTTTCAACCGCGGCCAAAAGCAGGTCCATGAAGACCATGAAAGCGGCGGACCTGTGCGCGCTTTTCGGACTCGTACATTGGATACCATCAAGTCAGCCTGGTCCAATGATCACACCAAGGACATGCCGTACCTGAGTTATACACCGACTATGGGTCGCAACTCTAACTTTGTGGGCCTAACTCTTGAACAACGAGAGGAATTGGGTGGAATTGAGTACCGGTCTTTGAGGACCCTAGCTCTGATCTTGCTCTGCTACTTCTGGGGATTTCAGCTTATTGCTGTAACCTTTCTGCTCCCCTTTATTCTTCACAACGACCACTACGGCAAAATCGTCGAAGACGAGGCCATCTCAAGGACCTGGTGGGGTATCTGGACCGCCAACTCGGCTTTCAACGATCTAGGTCTTACCTTGACTCCAGACAGCATGAACTCGTTCAACACCTCGGAGTACACCATGATGATTATGTggttcttcatcatcattggcAATACTGGCTTCCCCGTCATGCTGCGGTTCATCATCTGGGTTCTGGCTCAGATTGTGCCCAAGGGCACAGGTCTCTGGGAGGAGCTGAGAttcctcctcgaccaccCTCGCCGATGCTTTACTCTGCTATTCCCCTCGAGCGCCAACTGGTGGCTTTTTTGGATTCTGGTCGCTTTGAACGCCATCGACCTGTTGTTCTTTGTCATCTTGGAT CTCAATTCTGGCCCCGTCGCCCAACTACCAGTACATACACGCATCGCCGACGGTCTCTTCCAAGCCGCAGCTACTCGAACTGCTGGCTTCTCTTGTTTCAGCATGTCGGACCTCCACCCAGCAATGCCAGTCTTGTACATGATCATGATGTACATTTCCATTTTCCCGATTGCTATATCTATCCGCCGAACCAACGTGTATGAGGAAAAGTCACTGGGCGTTTACGGCAACAAGCgggacgaagacgatgagACAGACTCGCCCAGTGCGCTCAACTATGTCGGCACTCACTTGCGACGCCAACTGTCATTCGATTTGTGGTATGTCTTTGTgggcttcttccttctcgCCATCACGGAGGGCACCAGCctcaaggaaaagaagtTCAACTCGTTTGATATCCTCTTTGAGGTGGTCAGCGCTTACGGCACCGTCGGCCTGAGCATTGGCGTACCCAATGTGAACGCCTCGCTTTGTTCCCAGTTCACCGTTGTTGGAAAGCttatcatcatcgccatgcAAATCCGTGGTCGTCACCGTGGGTTGCCATACGGTCTGGACCGTGCGGTACTGCTCCCTAGCGAATCTCGTTTCCAGAAGGAAGCCGAAGAAAACCAGCCGATTCTGATCCGGACCCGGACGAACGCCTCGATTGGAACTGCTTCCGGAGTCGAGCCCCAGGCCGGCCTTGGTGCTTCTGGTCGACGAGGCAGTTTCGGTCGCGTCAAGGAGCGAGCGAATAGCCGCATCATCTCGCAGTTCCTATTCCCGGGACCTGTCATTAGCAGTGATGAGATTCATGGGCATAAACGCACTACGTCCAATACATCTCAAAACATGGCACGAGTCTTTCCTCGAGCCAATACTGAGCCGGCTTACGACGAGGAAAAGGACCAGGTCCCTCCGTTACAGACCATCCAgtcccatcaccaccaccatccacAGCCTCGTCGGGCAGACACGACCCCAATGCTCTAA